Genomic window (Alligator mississippiensis isolate rAllMis1 chromosome 7, rAllMis1, whole genome shotgun sequence):
ACTTCAACCCCAGGCAGAAGAGCTGCTCCACCTGTGAATGACAGGGCCCGGGCTGTCAGCGGATGGCACTGGGGTCTTGGGCACGGATCCGAGCCATGGCAGGCccgggctctgcagctggtgtctGAGCAGCGGCAGGGAGGAGTGatgccagcccagcctggacccAACAGGGAGGCGATGACAGGCAGACGCGGGGGCTGGCACGGGGCTGTGTGTTGTACCCAAGTCAGCCGGGAGCGGTGTGATGCACCCTCCCAGCCCTATTCCCAGGGCCCAAGGGCATGAGCTTGCAAGGGAGCTGAGCCATACCCCCAGCCATACCCTCCACGGCTCCAGTACCACTGCCCGCTACCCTGGAGGATACGGTACCTTCAGGTACTGGATGGCGCGCTGGACGTTCCAGCCGTGGCTCTGCAGGGCGGCCTGGCACTCCTCGGTCGTCACGCCGTGCACTGTGTCTTGGACCTGTGGCAGATGCACCCCGTAAATGCCTAGTCCAGCTCACCAGGACCTGAGCTCAGAGCCTGGCGTGGGACCATGGGACAGGTGGGAGAGGATAATAAGGagaggagggaaactgaggcaagcaTGGATGGGGCAGTGTCTAATGTGCCTACCCTCACGGCCTCTGGGCACAGGCAGTGACTGCAAGGCTCAGCCCTTTTGGCTGGCGGGTCTGTGAATACCAGGCAGGTGGCCCAGGACCTGCCAGGGAAGAGGCTTTCCTGCCTCAGTGTCCCAGGTGCAACCCAGGAGTCTGGACCCACAACCTCCTTCCTCTGCCGTCAggtgctgtgccctgccctgcctctccagcagctgcaaccccaagctgggacagcagggggtgCTGCGGGTCCTGGTACCTACTAGGGACAGGAGTAGGATCCCCCCCTCCACGTGGGGGAAAGCAGCAATGGAAGAACAGGGCCCCCAACCAGCACTGTCAGTGGCCTCCTGACTGCCCACATCCCAGCCCCTTGGGCGCGGGGACTGCCcgctctgggcagggggcactgatCCCACGCCCCGCGCAGTCCCCGACGGCCCTGCCACACCTTCgaatgaaagctggatagaaaccagctacaaaggcgttgcacattttcaagcactgacTTTGTAGCTGGACAGCCATACTGACTTTGCATGTGGGGCCGGTCTGCATTCCTTGTGCGACTGACCGGTGAACTGCGTGATATAGGTAATGTGTGGTAGGGGCCTGGGAGTCCCACCCCTCCTCGGTCCAGCTCGCAGCAGCGGCTGTGCTATGCCACAGAGGTGGCTGCAGTGTGGACTCCTCGATCTCGGGGCATAGCCTGGGGGCTCAGAGGTGGGCAACTCCTGGTCctggagaggccacagccccaGTGCTGGGTGGGTGACCCAGGGCTAAGGCATGCCAGGCTTGCTTGGGAGGGTGATGGGCAAGAGCTGGGTGCCAGCGCTTGCTGGGAACCGCCTCCCAGCAAGCCCAGAGCCTCTGGGAGACAGGGTGGATTAACCCCTGCAATGCCAGCCTTGTGGGCATCCCCTGGGGGGCTGGAGATCTCCAGCCTCCAGTGTGCGCCCCCCCAGGACCCTGCACACATTCCCCTTGGCTGCCCACGGGAGACGGAGGAGAAGGACCCAGGTGCTGGGAGCACCCATCACCCAGCCGGGCCTGGTCTGAAACATCCCCACCCGGGGCAGGAATTTCCCTTTCTTTCCAGCTGGATCCCATGACTCAAGGTGGGCGgaaggagggggctgggctgtCTCTTCTCCCCCAACACCTGCTCTTTAACCCCGTGCTGCCAGGGGATTTCATTTCAgcccctctctgctcccagccagggctccatCACCACCTCCCCCTCGGGTGCAGGGGGTCTCGGCTCCCCACCTGGCCTCTGGCTCAGGGCTGCCCGGCCAGTTCCTCCCACCTGGCTTCAGGGAGGattgggcagtgggggtgggatgcCAGTTCCCGGCACTGGGACATGAGTTGCCCCAGGAAAAGGCCtggggatgagcagcagctgtCCAGCACGTGCCCGGGGTCTGGGCAGCCCTGCggcccctgctctcagcacctgGACCACAGCACAGCAAGCCCAGGACACAGGCAGCCCCTCAGCTCAGCGTGGCACAGAGCGCCAGGGACCCCCGACATCACTGTGACGTGGTCTCGCCAGGTCACAGCCCAGCTGCCATGGGGGAAGCCTGTTGCCTCTGGCGCAAGCCTGGACCTGGCAGCCCAGGGCACTGCTGCCTAGTGCTGCTGCACAAGGGGCAGACGGGGGGGcagcgggctggggctggcggggatCCGGCTCCAGGCCTCCATCAGGCTCCTGTTTGCCATGCTCTGCCCGCACTGGGAAACGGAGCTgattcctgccccctctgccctgcgCATAAGCAAggagccagggaggggtgggggtctgtgCCCGGGCAGAacccagtgcagagctggggatgGCCAGGCCTGTCTACACCAGGGCTCCCAGACAGGTAGGGCCTGTCTACACCAGGGCTCCCAGTggggcagctgctccaggcacagctctcccagtgctgccagggcacCCGGAGGCAGCGGCTGCCCTGTGGGCTTGGCTCCAGGCCAccactgaggggaggggaggtcatGGAGCTGCAGTGAGCCACTGCCCGGGAATGCCGTCACACCAGCTGATCCTGGCGGGTGTGTCTGCCCCCACCCAGGCTGTGGCTCCCCACGGCTCCGGGGTCAAGGAGGATGGGGCACTGAGCTGGCACTGGTATAGACAAGCACCTGGACTGGTCAGGCCTGGCATGTAGCTCTGCATGGCTGCCCCCAGGGCACATGTGAGAAACCCCATGgtgcaggggaaactgaggcacaggcaagggaaggggctcAGCCTGGGGCCCTCTGGGGGTCTCACAGCCCTGCCTCCCCATTCAgctccagcagcctgggggcTCTAGGGGACAGGTGTCTTCCAGCCCCTCGCGGCTTGGGTTAGGGGGTGGCTCTGCTCTGACCGGTCCACATCCCTCCTCCCCAGCGCCCTCGCACGGCCTGACTCACCAAGCGGATCTTGTCGGAGGGCCGAAAGGTGTCAGGCCCGTCATAGATGATCttctggaggctgcaggaggtgCGCACGGTGCAGCGGTTGCTGTTGTTGGAGGAGAAGTTGGCCCGGCTGTCCGGCTGCTGCACCATGGGCCGCACGGTGGCGGTGGTGACCACgcgggcaggagctggagccagagccgggGCCGCAGCCGGGGTCTCCTCGGGGCTCTCGACCTTGAGGAACTTTTCGAACTTGTCCAGGTAGGACGGGCGCTCGGGCAGCAGGTAGTAGTGGGTGCTGCTGACCTTCTTGCCATCCTTCACGATGGGCAGGATGCAGGGCCCCCGCAGCCCCTCCTTGCCCTGCGCCTGGATCACCTTGGGGGTGGCGTACTTGGGGTCCAAGGCGAAGCTCTGCGTGGTGGGCATGGGCTTCCCGGGAGAGGTGGAGAGGGtgcagccccggggctggggggaccctgccGTCAGCGCCATGGGGCTGGGCGTCCGCGAGCCGGGCTGCGACAGCGGGTCGCGGGGTGGCAGCTGCGGCGGGCGGTCGTCCTCGCCCCCCGAGGCTGGGGACAGCTCCCCCGACCAGCGCCCATGCTCGTTGCGCCGCAGGAACCGGGGCGGGATGGGCACGCGGGGTGGCACTTGTGGCTTGTCCTCGCCAGGGCTGGGTGTGGAGGCTAGAGAGCCGGGCGCCGGGGGCACGTGCAGACGCTTCAtgcactcctgctgcagctcctcgAAGATCTCCGTGGTCTGCGATGGGCTGGGCTGCTTGGCCGGCTTCGGGGGCAGGAAGAGGTTATCCTCCAGCAGCAGCGAGCCCCTCTCCACAGCCGCCGCTGTATTCTCGCCCTCAAAGCCATAGTTGGTTTCACCTCTTTCCCAGGCGcgggggggccctgccagcccgtACTGGGCGGCTCGCGGCCCGCTCAGGGCCTCGGTGCTGTTGATGGAGCACACCTCGAAGTCGTCTTCGTCCTGAGCCACGTCGTCGTAAGCAGGAGGCGGCGGCAGGGGCCGTGCATCCCAGTCTACCACTGGCGTGGGGTGCAGCGGCCTGGGCAGCGCTCGCGTGGGGCTCTGTGGGGGCGTCTTGTCCAGCAGCGAGAAGGCCTCCATGGCCAGCCTGGCGAGGGACGGGGCGCCCAGCTCCCTGCCGGGTGAGGGCGTCagggggggcagctcctcctCGAAGTCGATAAGCGTCACCTCGCTGCCCGGTGCCGTGTCCCCCTTTGCCCGGGCGGCCTGGCGCTCACCCACCTTGGTGCCCGGCACACGGGCCGACGGCTTCACCAGTCGCAGCCCCCGTGGCGGGCCCGGCTTCTTCAGGCACAGCCTCTTGAGCCCTGCAGAGAGGCCGTCGTCGTCCTCGCTGACGGGGTCGTACGAGGGCTCTGGAAGGGGGAGCGCGAGTGAGGCCGTGGTGGGGCGAGGGTGCCCGAGAGGGACCCGGAGCCCCTCGCCCGGGTGGAGGGAGCTGAGGCGATGCCCCTCCAGTCTCAGGGctgaggggacaggcagggctaTGGCCAGGCGCCAGGGGGGCACCGCTCTGCCCATGCACTTCAGGGCAAGCCTGGGTCCCCCAAAATCCCCctccaagcccagctccccacactctgcacatgccccttgctcccaacccccagccccctgcctagctCTTCCAACCCTGCACCCGCCCAGGCTCCTCCTGAGCCCCGTGCCACCCATGACGGGCTCCGGGGTGCAGGACGAGGCACCCCAGACCCAATTCTCCCTCGTGCCCCAGGGCAGGGTCTGACATTAGGACCCCCGAGCAGCCGGCCCCCTCCTGCCCGTGCCCAGCCGAGCTGGGGTCAGCCTCTGCTCGAGCCAGCGCTGTGCCACTGCCGTCCGGGAAGCAACGTGCTACATGCATCAGCCCCTGTGCTCTCCCCGCCCTCCCAGCATGTGGGACgtgccctgtgggccggatgctCCGGCCTCCTACCTGGCCTCGCTGCGCCCAACGCCCGAGGCAGGGGGAGGGTTAGTACGTGCAGCACAGAGCACCGCAGTCTCATGCAGTTAGAGCCTGCCGTAGAGACCCCTGATATGCTCGGGGTTGCCAGCTGAGAGGGGGCCAGTCTGGGACCTTGAGGGGGTCCCGCAtgctgcagggggagaggctgAGAGTGGCCTGGTGTAGAGAGGGGCTTCAAGGGAGCCCTGGGTGTGTGCCCATGGtctgcccttcccttccagggCACCGTGGCAGAGCTGGAGTAGGGTCAAAGGCAGGAGACAGCAGCGCAGGGGGCCAAGGAGGAGTCCCTGCAGGCATGAGTGCATCAGAGAAAGCAAGAAGCCCTCTGCCCCCCgcggggagcagccctgggggtcactgagctgagctgctgcagcagtgccctTCTCCCAGGTCCCTACTCCCCTCACGCAGGGGGTTTGGGTGCGTGCAAGGGTCTGCAGGCCTCTCGTCTGTCTGGCCGGCCCCCGGGCTGCGGCTGGCGgggagccccccgccccagcacagGGGTCTCAGGGCAGGAAGCGCACAGCACGCCCTGAGTACCTTGGAAGAGAGGAGCTAAGAGAGAACagagagggcaggagcagggctggcggCACGCAGAACAGCCCCACTTACTCTTAAGCAGGATCGTGGGCTGAGGCGGCCGAGGCGGCGGCTCCCCTGCAGAAGAAAGGCCCCGAGAAGACGAGAGAGGAGGGGTTAGTCAGCCAAGCGCAGGTGGTGACGCGGCGGTGCGGTGTCGGCACCGCGGGGTTAACCAGCGAGGGGAGCAGCCTCCAcccttgcccccatccccacGGCATGAGCCAGGGGTGCCAGCTGTGGATGTACagcaccaggcagaggcaggcctgGGCATCTCTCCTGCTTGAGGGGCTTCAGGAACAGGGGAGCCAGGGGGGTTTCCCCCTTCCTGACAAGCATCCCCTGGTGATGGGTAGTGACATcccagcctggaggcagcagtggctgccctcCAAGGTCTCCTGAAAGCAGGTGCCAGAGGAGAGAGCAAGGAGTGAGAAAAGGAGTGAAAGGCAGCAGAGGCAAGGCTGGAGCAAGGGGGGCCGGAGGAGGCCGCGGCACGGACCACCCCTGACAGGGCGCATcctggcacaccccagctgggagccctggctTTGCCCGGCCAGGGGCCCTGCTGATGGAGCTGCCCGCCTGCTGTGCGCTGCGCAGCCCCTGGAGACAGTGGCTTCCCGTATGCAGCGAGGAGGGGAGCGTGCGCCAGGGCCAGGCAGAGAGCACTGCATGCTGGAAGGGGTGGGCACGTCGGTGGCCAGGGCCACGCAGCACGGCCAGGAACCTGGGGGCTggcatagggggtgggggggagcatctCTTACTTTTAGCCCTTCCCGGGAGCTGGGTGGGTCTGGCCGCGTTCAGGTCCACGCCTAGAAGGTCTGGAGGGTCCATGGGATTTCCCAGGTACAGCCTGCAGGAGAGAGCACATGGCAGGCACGGGGCCATCAGCGCGGTGTCACGGGGTGCTTGCATGTCCCACCACGGCCTTGctgggtgcatgggggggggtggtgcCGGGCACCAGGCGGTTACAAGGTGCCAACTCTCTTGGCCCCTCAGGTGaggaagcagccccaggcccctctccagaggcagggggatgtgtgAGCAGCAAGAGCCCCCGCTCACATTGCTCACCCCAGAGGTCGTCGCGGCCAGAGTGCCGGAGtagctaagtgacttgcccaaggacagagcaggagccagtggcagagccgggAACCTGCCCTGCACCTCCCAAGTGGCAGTGCCCTGCAGTATGGGGTGCTGCGAGATGAGGACACCACCATCCAGGGCCAAGAGGCTCCTGCAGACTGTGCTCAAAGGGGCACTGAACActgccctttccttcccccaccccctgggccaGGTCTCCTCACCTGCCAGGTTGTCTGTCCCCCACCCTACATCCTTCCCCATCCCGGCCTGC
Coding sequences:
- the TNK2 gene encoding activated CDC42 kinase 1 isoform X1, which gives rise to MHRFEALRRSLPFLAHFRVYRKLSCSMQADEGTDWLLELLTEVQLQQYFLRIRDDLNVTRLSHFEYVKNEDLEKIGMGRPGQRRLWEAVKRRKAMCKRKSWMSKVFSGKRPESEFPPQPQSTFRKPPTPPPPPEGTSQPALTCLISERDLTLLEKLGDGSFGVVRRGEWSTPSGKTLSVAVKCLKTDVLSQPEALDDFIREVNAMHSLDHRNLIRLYGVVLSHPMKMVTELAPLGSLLDRLRKNQGHFLIATLCRYAVQIAKGMAYLESKRFIHRDLAARNILLAANDLVKIGDFGLMRALPKNDDHYVMQEHRKVPFAWCAPESLKTRTFSHASDTWMFGVTLWEMFTYGQEPWIGLNGSQILHKIDKEGERLPRPEDCPQDIYNVMLQCWAHKPEDRPTFLALRDFLVEAQPTDMRALQDFEEPDKLHIEMNDVITVIEGRAENYWWRGQNKRTLNVGQFPRNTVTSVAGLSAHDISQPLKNSFIHTGHGDTNPQHCWGFPDKIDELYLGNPMDPPDLLGVDLNAARPTQLPGRAKREPPPRPPQPTILLKKPSYDPVSEDDDGLSAGLKRLCLKKPGPPRGLRLVKPSARVPGTKVGERQAARAKGDTAPGSEVTLIDFEEELPPLTPSPGRELGAPSLARLAMEAFSLLDKTPPQSPTRALPRPLHPTPVVDWDARPLPPPPAYDDVAQDEDDFEVCSINSTEALSGPRAAQYGLAGPPRAWERGETNYGFEGENTAAAVERGSLLLEDNLFLPPKPAKQPSPSQTTEIFEELQQECMKRLHVPPAPGSLASTPSPGEDKPQVPPRVPIPPRFLRRNEHGRWSGELSPASGGEDDRPPQLPPRDPLSQPGSRTPSPMALTAGSPQPRGCTLSTSPGKPMPTTQSFALDPKYATPKVIQAQGKEGLRGPCILPIVKDGKKVSSTHYYLLPERPSYLDKFEKFLKVESPEETPAAAPALAPAPARVVTTATVRPMVQQPDSRANFSSNNSNRCTVRTSCSLQKIIYDGPDTFRPSDKIRLVQDTVHGVTTEECQAALQSHGWNVQRAIQYLKVEQLFCLGLKSRVECHKVLEMFDWNLEQASSHLLDPYSTARQKR
- the TNK2 gene encoding activated CDC42 kinase 1 isoform X3, yielding MHRFEALRRSLPFLAHFRVYRKLSCSMQADEGTDWLLELLTEVQLQQYFLRIRDDLNVTRLSHFEYVKNEDLEKIGMGRPGQRRLWEAVKRRKAMCKRKSWMSKVFSGKRPESEFPPQPQSTFRKPPTPPPPPEGTSQPALTCLISERDLTLLEKLGDGSFGVVRRGEWSTPSGKTLSVAVKCLKTDVLSQPEALDDFIREVNAMHSLDHRNLIRLYGVVLSHPMKMVTELAPLGSLLDRLRKNQGHFLIATLCRYAVQIAKGMAYLESKRFIHRDLAARNILLAANDLVKIGDFGLMRALPKNDDHYVMQEHRKVPFAWCAPESLKTRTFSHASDTWMFGVTLWEMFTYGQEPWIGLNGSQILHKIDKEGERLPRPEDCPQDIYNVMLQCWAHKPEDRPTFLALRDFLVEAQPTDMRALQDFEEPDKLHIEMNDVITVIEGRAENYWWRGQNKRTLNVGQFPRNTVTSVAGLSAHDISQPLKNSFIHTGHGDTNPQHCWGFPDKIDELYLGNPMDPPDLLGVDLNAARPTQLPGRAKKPSYDPVSEDDDGLSAGLKRLCLKKPGPPRGLRLVKPSARVPGTKVGERQAARAKGDTAPGSEVTLIDFEEELPPLTPSPGRELGAPSLARLAMEAFSLLDKTPPQSPTRALPRPLHPTPVVDWDARPLPPPPAYDDVAQDEDDFEVCSINSTEALSGPRAAQYGLAGPPRAWERGETNYGFEGENTAAAVERGSLLLEDNLFLPPKPAKQPSPSQTTEIFEELQQECMKRLHVPPAPGSLASTPSPGEDKPQVPPRVPIPPRFLRRNEHGRWSGELSPASGGEDDRPPQLPPRDPLSQPGSRTPSPMALTAGSPQPRGCTLSTSPGKPMPTTQSFALDPKYATPKVIQAQGKEGLRGPCILPIVKDGKKVSSTHYYLLPERPSYLDKFEKFLKVESPEETPAAAPALAPAPARVVTTATVRPMVQQPDSRANFSSNNSNRCTVRTSCSLQKIIYDGPDTFRPSDKIRLVQDTVHGVTTEECQAALQSHGWNVQRAIQYLKVEQLFCLGLKSRVECHKVLEMFDWNLEQASSHLLDPYSTARQKR
- the TNK2 gene encoding activated CDC42 kinase 1 isoform X2, whose product is MEPQPPPQKLSCSMQADEGTDWLLELLTEVQLQQYFLRIRDDLNVTRLSHFEYVKNEDLEKIGMGRPGQRRLWEAVKRRKAMCKRKSWMSKVFSGKRPESEFPPQPQSTFRKPPTPPPPPEGTSQPALTCLISERDLTLLEKLGDGSFGVVRRGEWSTPSGKTLSVAVKCLKTDVLSQPEALDDFIREVNAMHSLDHRNLIRLYGVVLSHPMKMVTELAPLGSLLDRLRKNQGHFLIATLCRYAVQIAKGMAYLESKRFIHRDLAARNILLAANDLVKIGDFGLMRALPKNDDHYVMQEHRKVPFAWCAPESLKTRTFSHASDTWMFGVTLWEMFTYGQEPWIGLNGSQILHKIDKEGERLPRPEDCPQDIYNVMLQCWAHKPEDRPTFLALRDFLVEAQPTDMRALQDFEEPDKLHIEMNDVITVIEGRAENYWWRGQNKRTLNVGQFPRNTVTSVAGLSAHDISQPLKNSFIHTGHGDTNPQHCWGFPDKIDELYLGNPMDPPDLLGVDLNAARPTQLPGRAKREPPPRPPQPTILLKKPSYDPVSEDDDGLSAGLKRLCLKKPGPPRGLRLVKPSARVPGTKVGERQAARAKGDTAPGSEVTLIDFEEELPPLTPSPGRELGAPSLARLAMEAFSLLDKTPPQSPTRALPRPLHPTPVVDWDARPLPPPPAYDDVAQDEDDFEVCSINSTEALSGPRAAQYGLAGPPRAWERGETNYGFEGENTAAAVERGSLLLEDNLFLPPKPAKQPSPSQTTEIFEELQQECMKRLHVPPAPGSLASTPSPGEDKPQVPPRVPIPPRFLRRNEHGRWSGELSPASGGEDDRPPQLPPRDPLSQPGSRTPSPMALTAGSPQPRGCTLSTSPGKPMPTTQSFALDPKYATPKVIQAQGKEGLRGPCILPIVKDGKKVSSTHYYLLPERPSYLDKFEKFLKVESPEETPAAAPALAPAPARVVTTATVRPMVQQPDSRANFSSNNSNRCTVRTSCSLQKIIYDGPDTFRPSDKIRLVQDTVHGVTTEECQAALQSHGWNVQRAIQYLKVEQLFCLGLKSRVECHKVLEMFDWNLEQASSHLLDPYSTARQKR
- the TNK2 gene encoding activated CDC42 kinase 1 isoform X4; translated protein: MQEKLSCSMQADEGTDWLLELLTEVQLQQYFLRIRDDLNVTRLSHFEYVKNEDLEKIGMGRPGQRRLWEAVKRRKAMCKRKSWMSKVFSGKRPESEFPPQPQSTFRKPPTPPPPPEGTSQPALTCLISERDLTLLEKLGDGSFGVVRRGEWSTPSGKTLSVAVKCLKTDVLSQPEALDDFIREVNAMHSLDHRNLIRLYGVVLSHPMKMVTELAPLGSLLDRLRKNQGHFLIATLCRYAVQIAKGMAYLESKRFIHRDLAARNILLAANDLVKIGDFGLMRALPKNDDHYVMQEHRKVPFAWCAPESLKTRTFSHASDTWMFGVTLWEMFTYGQEPWIGLNGSQILHKIDKEGERLPRPEDCPQDIYNVMLQCWAHKPEDRPTFLALRDFLVEAQPTDMRALQDFEEPDKLHIEMNDVITVIEGRAENYWWRGQNKRTLNVGQFPRNTVTSVAGLSAHDISQPLKNSFIHTGHGDTNPQHCWGFPDKIDELYLGNPMDPPDLLGVDLNAARPTQLPGRAKREPPPRPPQPTILLKKPSYDPVSEDDDGLSAGLKRLCLKKPGPPRGLRLVKPSARVPGTKVGERQAARAKGDTAPGSEVTLIDFEEELPPLTPSPGRELGAPSLARLAMEAFSLLDKTPPQSPTRALPRPLHPTPVVDWDARPLPPPPAYDDVAQDEDDFEVCSINSTEALSGPRAAQYGLAGPPRAWERGETNYGFEGENTAAAVERGSLLLEDNLFLPPKPAKQPSPSQTTEIFEELQQECMKRLHVPPAPGSLASTPSPGEDKPQVPPRVPIPPRFLRRNEHGRWSGELSPASGGEDDRPPQLPPRDPLSQPGSRTPSPMALTAGSPQPRGCTLSTSPGKPMPTTQSFALDPKYATPKVIQAQGKEGLRGPCILPIVKDGKKVSSTHYYLLPERPSYLDKFEKFLKVESPEETPAAAPALAPAPARVVTTATVRPMVQQPDSRANFSSNNSNRCTVRTSCSLQKIIYDGPDTFRPSDKIRLVQDTVHGVTTEECQAALQSHGWNVQRAIQYLKVEQLFCLGLKSRVECHKVLEMFDWNLEQASSHLLDPYSTARQKR